CAATAGCCTTCTTCGCAAGCTTATCTACGGTCCCATCTCCATTTTTTGGCATTGAGTTTAACCTGATGCCAGTATGGCCAATAATATTTACTTCCAGCTCGTGAAGAAATTTTTCTACAAAATCATTGTTTTCCTCAAGGTCACGCGCTCTTTGCAGGATGACTTTTGCAGCTTGGTATATGTCTGAATCTCCAGTACTCGCAAATCCACCAGTCCAGTTTTCGGTGAGGCGGTCAACCCTCCCGGCATCATATTGACGTGAAACTGAGGGCCGCTTGGTAATCTTTAGCCTTTCACCCTGACGCATTACTGCCCACTTCGATTCGGGATTGTTGAGTATCTCAAGCGCCGTTGCACGGTCTCTGGTATTCAGCTCATTCATTATGGGCGGGTAAAATGTATTGCAATTTGTTTTCGCTCCCTGCCCTCTTCATTCCTGACAAGCTGCTCATAGCGATCCAACTGTTTGTTTAAGTCGGTGAGATTAACGATTGAATAGCTCTGCCCGTTTACCGTGGCGGTCTGAAGCGTCCGCGAACTCAGTTTCTCTATAGTATCCCTTAGTGCATCTCGTGTTCGACGATTGAAACTCCTGGTGTCGCCAGAGTTTCTTGTAGGATCTGGAAGCACTGTTATAACATCGGAGTAAACTTGCTCGCGTATTGTTTTGCCATTAGTTGCACTATCCTCAATGTAGCCGATGATCCTATAGGTTCCTGCTTTCCACTCGGAGGATTCCTTAGGAGTAATTGCGACCTTGAAGCCAATGTTCAGGGTTTCAGCAGATATTCTATATGTGTTGCCTTTCTCTGGATTAATTAGCGAATACCTCAAATTGTATGAGCTTGCTGGATAATTGGAGAAGCTCCTTTGCCAGTTAGCAGAAAAACCCTGTGTCAAATGCACAGGTTCAGATTGAGGAATGGATTTTGCCATGTCGCTTTCCAGAAGCGACTAAGTCAACTGATCAATGATGCCTCCAGCGATTGACAAAAGATGTTCTTCTTTGCTGCCTGTAAGGTCTTGGAACGGCTACAGGTCTCGCAGATTCAAGGGGCTTTGGCGCTACCCTCGCCTCTTCCTTTTGTTTGGTGGCCAGCTTTTCAACATTCTTTGCAATATCATTCCAGCGAGGATCAAGGGACACAGCAGCAGCATAAGCATACTTGCGAATGTCCAGTGCTTCATTAGGGAGTTTCTCGGGGTTAATGAATGTCTGATAAGGCCTACCACCTTGATACTTCATAACAAGGCGCTCTGCCGCTACGAGCTGACGATAATATTCTAAGTCATACCCATTACCTTTTGGAAAATGGCATGTATGTGACCCACCCGGCTCCCTTGCGACATCTGCATAGACAGACTTCTTAGTCGCAACATCTCCAATCATATAGTGGGGTAGTCTGAGCCGATTATTCTTACTCGGTCTGCCAACGATGGGAGGTGTGTTACGACCCTCTGTTCCTTTGCCCCTGACTGGATACAGCTTGATCCCGACAGCTAAGCAACTCTTGCAGAATGGTAAAACAAGGTCGTCACGGTGGCCCATATCTATAAAACCACGAGCCAATTTTAATGACCCACCATTATAAAGTTTCCATTGTTTTTCTAAAAGATCCCTAAACGGCTTCCATGTCTCAGGATCTTCCAGATCCCCCATGAATTGATAGTAACCCAAGCCCCACGATTCAAAGCCTTCACCATAGGCGACTACTTCAGCCTCTATGCGAGCAGGACTCCCTTGCACATCGGCACCAAGAACCAGCATCAGAGAGCCGTCTGGGATCGGTTCATCTGAGGGGTCATAATGCTCAGCTCTAGCGTGGATAGCTTCATAGTCCATTTGCTCGGCAGAATCATCAAATACCTCAGCCTTGAAGGTATTGGTCCAGACCTGGAGACCCTGGCTACCCTGCTCCTTCGCGTCATAGAATTCTTCAACAAATTGAATCATTTTATTGTTCTTAAAACCCTTTTTGGCTGGAAACACAGAATACAATCCATTGAGATGATAGCTGCGCACTCCATTAAAGGTAGCCGTTGGTCTCCATTCACCATTACGGACCATGCGAACACGCTCTTTGTCATTATGCGCATGACCGCATTCCTCACAGATATATCTAGGATCATCTCTAGTGCCTTGCTTTGACCAATCCAATTGCTCCCACTTCAAAGTCTGCCAATGGCCGCACGCATCATTGCAACACTTTACAAACCAGTATCTTTGATCTCCTTTCTCAAACCATGTTTGGATTCGAGAAAGTCCCTTTATAGTGGGTGTAGATGCCAATACTTGGATAGAGTCTGCGTAGTTATCAGCTCTTTTAAAAAGTAGCGTAATTGGGTCGCCCTCCTTACCGTCCTCCATTGCGTCGATTTCATCAGCAATAACAATTCTTGCCTGAATCTGCCGAAAACCACTAGGAGAATTAGTGCCTATCGCTGAAATTCTACCACCAGGAAACTTCTTTGAGCGAATTGTATTATCGCCATCACGGCTTTTTGGTTCGCTTATTTTCGCCTTTATAGAGGGCGTATTATCACGCATTGGCTCAAACATCTCCTTAGCCCATTTCTCAGAGCTATCAATGGTGGGATATGCAACTAAAATATTACTTGGGTCACGATCTATTGAGCATCCTTCAAGATTGTTTATACATTCCGTCTTTCCCTGTCTTGCAGCCCACTGGAGAACCGTTACCTGTACATCATCATCAAAAAATGAATCTTGTGGCTCTTTCTGAAATGGTGCGAACTCTGGGTCATACATGCCTTGCACAGCAGTTACTTCGCTAGGCAAAAATCGATTCTCAGCTGCCCATTGATACGCAGGAATTGGTTCGGGTATTATAAGCAATTGAAAAGCCCGCTCGATAACTGTATCCACCCTACCCATCTATGCTTCCTTTGATCTCTGTAATAGCTCCCATACGTAGTTGATTAGCTAGAGCTGATTTTCTTTCCTTTGGAATATCCGCCCATGAATTGATAACCTTTCGCAGTCCTAGCGCTAGTTGTTCTAATTTCTCTTCCACTTCCTCAACTGGCAATGTGACACTCGCCTTCTCATCTCTCTCTAATTCACGAATATCAGCATCTGCCGTGACCTTCCGTAGTCTCTCCCTTTGGATGGCTTTTTCGAAATCGCTACTTTGCTTCTCCTCTGACGATTTTTTCAGCAAGGCGATGTAGCCTTGTACAGACTGGCTTAGATCATATTTACCGCGCCCAAGCTTTTTGACTACCTCATCATTTGCCAACTGGGTTATGCGGGCGGTCGTCAGTCCAAGCACTCTTGCAAGTTCAGTGCGATTGACAATCATTTGTGTAAAAGTAAAATCATTAAAATTCGGATGCCCAAAACTAGGAAATGAACAGTAGACGGTTTAACTGCGGTTTGCAGCTCCAGGAAGGACCCATTTTAGCGTTTTGCCTCCTTCAAGTAACGCAATCTTGCCTTTCGACATGCCTTTCTTGCATCGCTGTGATAAAACAAGGAAGATTGAATGCCTAGTTCATCAGCGAGTTTATGAGCGATCTTAGTCACCCCGTAATTTGTCATCCCCAGGCTATGTGCCATGTCTGCAAATGAGTTCTCTTTGAATCGAGATGGAGCAATGAGGAAGGCGAGAATGATAATCTTTCTTCCCGCCGCTAAGGGATT
The Rubellicoccus peritrichatus DNA segment above includes these coding regions:
- a CDS encoding phage terminase large subunit family protein, which translates into the protein MGRVDTVIERAFQLLIIPEPIPAYQWAAENRFLPSEVTAVQGMYDPEFAPFQKEPQDSFFDDDVQVTVLQWAARQGKTECINNLEGCSIDRDPSNILVAYPTIDSSEKWAKEMFEPMRDNTPSIKAKISEPKSRDGDNTIRSKKFPGGRISAIGTNSPSGFRQIQARIVIADEIDAMEDGKEGDPITLLFKRADNYADSIQVLASTPTIKGLSRIQTWFEKGDQRYWFVKCCNDACGHWQTLKWEQLDWSKQGTRDDPRYICEECGHAHNDKERVRMVRNGEWRPTATFNGVRSYHLNGLYSVFPAKKGFKNNKMIQFVEEFYDAKEQGSQGLQVWTNTFKAEVFDDSAEQMDYEAIHARAEHYDPSDEPIPDGSLMLVLGADVQGSPARIEAEVVAYGEGFESWGLGYYQFMGDLEDPETWKPFRDLLEKQWKLYNGGSLKLARGFIDMGHRDDLVLPFCKSCLAVGIKLYPVRGKGTEGRNTPPIVGRPSKNNRLRLPHYMIGDVATKKSVYADVAREPGGSHTCHFPKGNGYDLEYYRQLVAAERLVMKYQGGRPYQTFINPEKLPNEALDIRKYAYAAAVSLDPRWNDIAKNVEKLATKQKEEARVAPKPLESARPVAVPRPYRQQRRTSFVNRWRHH